The Nocardia sp. NBC_01329 sequence GGCGCGCCGATTCCGACTCCCCGGCCTCGTCGAGCCGGCCCCGGGCGTACTGCCGGATCGTGTCGAGCATCCGATATCGCGGCTCGGTCTCGCCCGTCGTGCGCAGCAACGATTTCTCGGTCAGCGCGGTCAACAACTCGAGCACCTCCCACTGCTCGACCAGCGGGTTACCCGCGCCCCCTTGCCCTTCCGGGTCCGCGCAGACCTGTTCGGCCGCGGCCAGACTCGCGCCGTCGGAGAACACGGCGAGCCTGCGCAGCACCGTCCGTTCGGCGTCGCTGAGCAACTCCCAACTCCAGTCGACGACCGCGCGCAATGTCCGGTGCTGCGGAATCGCGGTGCGGCTGCCGCCGGTCAGCAGCCGGAACCGGTCGTCGAGACGGTCGGCGAGCTGTTCGAGGGACATGGTCCGCAACCGGGCCGCGGCCAATTCGATCGCCAGCGGGATCCCGTCGAGCGCCCGGCAGACGCGTGCCATGGTCGCGAGCGCGCGGGCGTCACCGGTGAGATCTTTACGCACCGCGCCCGCACGGTCCCGCAACAGTTGGACGGCCGGCGAAGCCTCGATCTCGGCGAGATCGGCATTCTCGGCGGGTAACGCCAGCGGTTCGACCTGCCACAAGGCCTCACCGGTGATGCCGAGCGGTTCCCGGCTCGTGGCCAGGATCCGCAACCGCCGGCACTCCCCGAGCACCCGGTGGGCGAAGGTAGCCACCGCTTCGATCACATGCTCGCAGTTGTCCAGGATCAACAGCGTCTCGCGGTCGCGAATCGCCGCGACGAGCCGGTCCACCGGTTCCGCGTCCGGGGTGCCGCCGAGCAGCGCGTCCCGCAGACCGAGGGCGGCGATCACCGATTGCGCCACATCACCGTTCGCCCCGAACGACGCCAGTTCGACAAGCCAGGCCCCGTCCGGCAGGTCGTCGAGCAGGGTCTGCGCGGTCTCCAGCGCCAGCCTGGTCTTCCCCGAACCGCCCGGCCCGGTCAGGGTGGTGAGCCGATGTTTCGCGATCAGATCGCGCACGGCGGCGATATCGGCGAATTTGCCCACATATCCGGTCAGCTCGGCGCGCAGGTTCGTCCTGCGTTCGTGGTTCTGCGCGCCCACTTCACCGCGCAACAGCGCGATATGCAACGCGGACAGTTCCGGTGAGGGATCCACCCCGAGCGTGTCGGCGAGCGCCTCCCGCGTGTCCTGGTACAAGGTCAGAGCCTCCGACCCACGGCCCGCGGCAGCGAGCGCCCGCATCAGCGCCACGACCAGCCGTTCCCGCACCGGGTGGCGGGCCACCAGATCGGTCAGCTCGCTCACCTGCTGCGCGCCCCGGCCCAGCCGGAGCTCCGACTCGTAGAGGTCCTCGGCCGCGGCCAAGCGCAGCCCCTCGAATCGGGTGATCAGCGCATCGACGGCTTCGCTGTCGCGCATATCCAGGTCCTGCATCGGCGCACCGCGCCACAGATCGAGAGCTTCGCGTAGCAGCCGGGCCCGTTCCGTGTCGTCACCGCCGCGGGCTCGGTCGAGGAGCAGTTCGAACCGCGCCGCGTCGACCGCGCGGGGTTCGACCGTGAGCCGGTATCCGCCCGCCTGCCCCTCGAGCGATCCGTCCGGCAACAGCCGGCGCAGCCGCGAGACCAGCGCTTGTAAGGCGTTCACCGCGTCGGCGGGCGGCTGCTCACCCCAGATCCAGTCGACCAGTGTCGACTTCGCGACGGCACGACCGGGTTCGAGAGCCAACGCGATCAACAACGCCCGCAACCGGACACCCGGTACCTCGATGGGGCCCCCGTCGTCTGCTCGGATATCGAGCGGTCCAAGCAACGCGATCTGCACCGGACCATTCTGCCGCAGCGGGCCGGTGGCTCGGTGTTCATGTGGGGATGTCGACGGCCGGCCGGGTCCAGAGGGTGAGATCGCTGCTGGTGGCGACTGCGAGAGTCCGGCCGGAGGGGGAGAATCCGGCGGCGCGGAAGGTGGAGTAGTCGGAGTGGAAGATGTGCCACCAGCCTTGATCTGGAGGGTCCGCGTAGATGTTGCCGCCTGCTGAGAGTAGGACGCGTTCGTTGGGCCATTCGGGCGTGACGATGTCCAGTGCCCAGCCATCGGAGGTCGTGTGATGCAGGCCTCCGCCGAAGAGACCGGCGATGTGGACCCGGGTGCCGGTGATCGGTCCGAGTCCCGGGCAGGTCAGATCCGCGGAGGCATCGGGTGTGCTGGTGTCGGGGTCAGGATCGCGGTCTCGGGCGATCTTCTCGCCGGTGACGGTGTCGAAGAGTCCGTGGCCCTCCGAGGAGACGACCAGGACCAGGTCGCGTCCGTCGTCGGGATGGACGGCGAAGCCGATGCCCAGCAGCCCACCGATAGGCGTTCCGCGATCCAGCACTGTGTGCCAGGGCGGTGGGGCCGGTACGACCGGGGCAGCCAGCAAGCGGTCGCGCAGCTGTTGCTGATAATCCGAGAGCATTCGGTTCCCCATCCAGTCCGTGATCCGTGTTCATGTGTGAATCCGCCGAGTAGATCTCGGTACCTCCGCCGACTGACAGGGCGGGACCCAGAAAAGCCAGGAGCCTCTCTCCTTTCCCCGAAATCCCACCGTAGTCGTGGAGGGTCGGGGCAGTGAAGTCTGTCGTCACCGGACGATCAGATCGATGACCAGGACGAACACCGTGTCAGTGGATGTGTCAGGGCAATGTCAGGCCGATATCAGGGTGCCCAGCGACAGTTCTCGTATGAAAAGCCCAGCAGTCGCGACGCCCGGCCCGGTCGGTCCGGGCGCCCGGTCGGAAAGGAAACCGATGGAACTCCGGGTCGACCGGGAGCGCTGCATCGGCGCCGGTATGTGCGCGTTGATCGCACCCGCGGTGTTCGACCAGGACGAGGCCGACGGCCGGGTGCGCGTCCTCGATCCCACCCCTTCGGCCCCGCACCACCCGACAGTCCGCGAAGCCGCCCACAGCTGTCCCGCGGCCGCGATCGGCCTCCTCGAACCATGACCCGGCGCTCCGCAGCCCGGACACCGAACAAACACCACGAACAGGAATACGATGAGCGACACTGCCTCGGTCCCGCACGGCCTTCCCATCGACCGTGATGCGGGCCCCTTCGACCCGCCCCGGGCGATCACCCGGCTGCGCGAGACCCGCCCGGTCAGCCCGTTGATCTTCCCCGACGGCCACGAAGGATGGCTCGTCACCGGCTACGACGAGGTCCGTGCTCTTCTGGCCGATACCCGCTTCAGCTCCCGCCAGGACATCGGTGTCCTGCACGCGCTCGACGCGAGCCCGGACATGCCTGCCCAGACCGAACCGTCCCCGCAGATTCCGGGTGTATTCGTCGCCATGGACCCGCCGGACCACACCCGGCTGCGGCGCAAACTCATCGGCGCGTTCACCGTCCGGCGGATGAAGGAGCTCGAAGCGCACATCGAAGAGGTCGTCGAACAGCAACTCGACCAGATGGCGAAACTGGCCCCGCCGGTGGATCTGGTGAAGGCATTCGCGCTGCCGGTGCCGTCGCTGGTGATCTGTGAACTGCTGGGTGTTCCCTACGCAGACCGGGAAACCTTCCAGACCAACTCCGCCAAGTTCCTGCTCCGGGACCAGCCGCTGGAGGAGAAGATGGGCGCCTACGGCGCGATGATGGGTTATCTGGCCGAACTGGTCGCCGCCAAACGCGCCGAACCCGGTGAGGACATCCTGTCCGACCTCGCCCGCGATGAAGACCTCACCATCGAGGAACTGACCGGCATCTCCTTCCTGCTGTTGCTCGCCGGCCACGAAACCACCGCCAATATGCTGGCACTGGGCACCTTCGCACTGCTGGAGAACCCCGGGGAGCTGGCCGAACTGAGCTCGAACCCGGACCTCATGCCGGACGCGGTCGAAGAACTCATGCGTTACCTGTCGGTCGCCGATATCTTCTACCGCTACGCCACCGAGGACCTCGAACTCGGCGGCGAAACGATCCCGCGGGGTTCCACCGTGGTCGTATCCCTACTCGCCGCCAACCACGACCCCCGGCGTTTCGACGACCCGGACACTCTCGATATCCGCCGCAGGGCCCGCGGTCACCTGTCCTTCGGCCACGGCGTGCACCAATGTCTGGGCCAGCAGCTGGCGCGTATCGAGATGCGCGCCGGTTTCGCGGGACTGCTGCGCCGCTTTCCGACGCTGCGGCTCGCCGTTCCCGCCGGGGAGGTACCGCTGCGGACCGATATGAACATCTACGGCGTCCACGAACTCCCGGTCACCTGGACCGCCCCCGCCCGGTAGACCAGGCCGCCCGGCCGCGATCCGCGCGGCCGGGCATTCCGGCCGAACACGCGGGCCCCGGGCCGCTGCGAACTCGAGTTGGCCGCCGGCGGTCCGTAATATTGCGCCATGGGATATGTCCAGTCGTCCGGTGCCGCCGCGGGACTGTGGGATATCGCGATCCCGACCCGGGCAGATCGGCTCGCGGGGATCGAGATGGCAGGATTCCGGGGCCGGACCGCGGATCTCGTCGATATCCGGGTTATCCCGCACCCGGCACTCACGATGTTCATAGATTTCGGAGACGGACGGCTCGTCGACGATACGAACGACCGACAGCTGCGCGGCGGGATCTTCGCCGGATTCCTACCCGGTAGCGTGCGCGGGGTAGGCACCGAAATCGATTGCCTGCAGATCCGGCTTTCGCCGGCGGTCGCATACCGAGTGCTGGGTACCTGCGCGGAATTGGGGGCGGCGATGGTCCCGCTCGAGGAGTTGTGGGGATCCGACGCCGAACGGGTCCGCCGGCGATTGCAGTCCGCCCGTGCATGGGACGAGCGGTTCACGATCGCGAAAGCCGCCCTCGTTCGCCGCTACGAGACAGGACGCGCGGTGGATCCGGAAGTCGGGTTCGCCTGGGCGCGAATGGTGCACAGCCGGGGGCAGGTCCGGGTCGAGCGGCTGGCGGCCGAGACCGGATGGAGCCGTAAGCGGTTGTGGTCGCGATTCGGATCCCAGATCGGGCTCACCCCCAAACGCGCCGCGCAGCTGGTCCGCTTCGACCACGCCGCGCACCGGCTCGCCGCCGGACACAGCGCGGCGCTGGTGGCCGCGGACAGCGGTTACGCCGACCAATCCCATCTCAATCGGGACATGGTGGCCTTCGCCGGGATAACTCCCCGGGCGATGGCGGCCGCTCCCTGGCTCGCCGTAGACGAGATGGCCTGGGCTGGGCAGGCGTACGTGCCCGTGCACTGATCAGGGCCGTCTCGGCTGGAACATTCATCCAATACATCGCGCCGGGCCGCGCAGATGCTTGCAGTCGTATCCGGAAAGTACCGGTGGGCCCGTGTTTCCGTGCCCACCGGGAGACGTGGCGTTCCGCTCGCCACTCGACTGCAAGCCAGGAGCGCTATGAACGACGTCAGAGGCATCGAATGCCCGCCGCTCGGCCGTCCGCTGCCGGCGAACCCGACGCGGTTGCTGCGCCCCTACCTGGGCGGTTTCGGCGCCGTAGTGGTGCTACAGATCGTCGGCGCGGTAGCCGGTCTGGCGCCGCTGCTGGCGGTGGTGGAACTGGGCCGCACCCTGCTGTCCTCCGATCCGATCGACCACGGCCACGTGTGGATCGTGGTGACAGCGGGTGCGGCCGGTCTATTCGTGCGACTGCTGTGCACGGCGGCGGCATCCGGAATCGGGCACCTACTGGACGCCCGGGTACAGCTGGCGTTCCGGCGGCAGCTGGCCGAGCGACTGGCCCGGGTACCGATCGGCTGGTTCTCCCGTCGCCGGACCGGCGAACTGGCGAAGGTCGTCGGTGAGGATGTGGCCGCCGTTCATCCGTTCATCGCCCATGCTCCCGGTGAGCTCGTCGCCGCGTTCGTGGTGCCGCTGGTATCGCTGATCTATCTGTGCGCCGTCGACTGGCGGCTCACGCTGATCACGCTGATACCGGTACTGCTGGCGGTTGCGCTGGTCCCGCTCATGATGCTCCCGGCCCGGCTGCGTGAACAGGAGGAGTTCGACGCGGCGATGGGACGGATATCGAATTCCGTGGTCGAATTCGTCCAGGGCATCTCAGTGGTGAAAGCGTTCAGCGGGACCGAACGCGCACACGGGGAATTCATCGCGGCGGCAGAATCTTTCGTCGCGGTATTCCTGCGCTGGGTGCGCGGGATGTCGGTGCTCGCCGCAGGGATGCAGCTGGCGCTTTCACCCCCGTTCGTGCTGGCCGTAGTGCTGGCCGGCGGTACCGCGCTGATCACCTCCGGTGAACTGGCCCCGGCGGACCTGCTGCCCTTCCTACTGCTGGGTCTGGGACTGACCGCCCCGGTCGCCGCCCTCGGACACGGTTTCGACGATCTGCAGGCCGCCCGGCGCGCGGTGGGCCGGATCCGCGAAGTGCTCGACCGGCCCCCGCTGCCCGAACCCGCGCGACCCCGCACACCCACCGGCCACCGGGTGGAGTTGCGGGACGTCCGCTTCGGCTACGACCCCGGACACGAGGTACTGCGCGGAATCGATCTGGTCCTGGAACCGGGCACGGTCACCGCACTGGTCGGCCCCTCGGGCAGCGGGAAATCCACGCTTGTCCAGTTGCTGCCGCGCTTCTTCGACCCGGACCACGGCGCGATCATGCTGGGTGGAGTCGACCTGCGTGACCTCGCCACCCGAGACCTCTACCGGACGGTCTCCTTCGTCTTCCAGGATGTTCGGTTGCTGCGCGCCTCGGTCGCGGAAAATATCGCGCTGGCGGTCCCGCAGGCCGGTCTCGACGAGGTGGTTCACGCCGCGAAATCGGCGAACATCCACGACCGGATCCTCGAACTGCCGCACGGATACGAGACGGTCCTCGGTGCCGAGACCGGGCTGTCCGGCGGTGAGGCACAGCGGATCTCCCTGGCTCGCGCCCTGCTCGCGAATACGCCGGTGCTCGTGCTCGACGAAGCCACCGCCTTCGCGGACCCGCGGACCGAGCTGGCTGTGCGCCGGGCACTGGCGGCACGGCCCGACGATCGGACGGTCCTGGTCATCGCCCATCGGCCGGAGACGATCGCCGCCGCCGACACCGTCGTGATGCTGGAGAACGGATCGATCGTCGAACGCGGTACCCCCGCCGAACTGCGCGCCGC is a genomic window containing:
- a CDS encoding BTAD domain-containing putative transcriptional regulator, whose product is MQIALLGPLDIRADDGGPIEVPGVRLRALLIALALEPGRAVAKSTLVDWIWGEQPPADAVNALQALVSRLRRLLPDGSLEGQAGGYRLTVEPRAVDAARFELLLDRARGGDDTERARLLREALDLWRGAPMQDLDMRDSEAVDALITRFEGLRLAAAEDLYESELRLGRGAQQVSELTDLVARHPVRERLVVALMRALAAAGRGSEALTLYQDTREALADTLGVDPSPELSALHIALLRGEVGAQNHERRTNLRAELTGYVGKFADIAAVRDLIAKHRLTTLTGPGGSGKTRLALETAQTLLDDLPDGAWLVELASFGANGDVAQSVIAALGLRDALLGGTPDAEPVDRLVAAIRDRETLLILDNCEHVIEAVATFAHRVLGECRRLRILATSREPLGITGEALWQVEPLALPAENADLAEIEASPAVQLLRDRAGAVRKDLTGDARALATMARVCRALDGIPLAIELAAARLRTMSLEQLADRLDDRFRLLTGGSRTAIPQHRTLRAVVDWSWELLSDAERTVLRRLAVFSDGASLAAAEQVCADPEGQGGAGNPLVEQWEVLELLTALTEKSLLRTTGETEPRYRMLDTIRQYARGRLDEAGESESARRAHIAYFTGLAETAEPHLRRAEQLEWLAVLGAEHHNLAVAMRGALAAGDAAAAVRLAAAAGWYWWLAGYKAEGLEFVTAVADLPAEVDDATRAMVYALVVHFLSSGRNDANQVGEWIRKAYEAGRGVDAGHPALAFISALESMLHGPEALPTAFEPLLTDADPWVRALARLQMGKMRIVLGQDGPVAGSYLDGALSEFRALGERWGMSFALTEAANRHATHGEFAAACELFEQALAVVTEIGATEDIVGLLSRQAQLYWLAGDIEASAAAVAEAQRCAGRVAWPVALAELALAKAELARWSGETAQAYEQIGIATTVLGSEAETPQLAAAIHTVLGYLATDLGEAREHHAAAFRAATEAGHAILVAQVIVGIADLALRSDRDVEAARLLAVSVAVHGGRDLSQPDAARVERTARDRLGEADFTEATREGASADWQELAAVTLAC
- a CDS encoding cytochrome P450, which encodes MSDTASVPHGLPIDRDAGPFDPPRAITRLRETRPVSPLIFPDGHEGWLVTGYDEVRALLADTRFSSRQDIGVLHALDASPDMPAQTEPSPQIPGVFVAMDPPDHTRLRRKLIGAFTVRRMKELEAHIEEVVEQQLDQMAKLAPPVDLVKAFALPVPSLVICELLGVPYADRETFQTNSAKFLLRDQPLEEKMGAYGAMMGYLAELVAAKRAEPGEDILSDLARDEDLTIEELTGISFLLLLAGHETTANMLALGTFALLENPGELAELSSNPDLMPDAVEELMRYLSVADIFYRYATEDLELGGETIPRGSTVVVSLLAANHDPRRFDDPDTLDIRRRARGHLSFGHGVHQCLGQQLARIEMRAGFAGLLRRFPTLRLAVPAGEVPLRTDMNIYGVHELPVTWTAPAR
- a CDS encoding ABC transporter ATP-binding protein, with protein sequence MNDVRGIECPPLGRPLPANPTRLLRPYLGGFGAVVVLQIVGAVAGLAPLLAVVELGRTLLSSDPIDHGHVWIVVTAGAAGLFVRLLCTAAASGIGHLLDARVQLAFRRQLAERLARVPIGWFSRRRTGELAKVVGEDVAAVHPFIAHAPGELVAAFVVPLVSLIYLCAVDWRLTLITLIPVLLAVALVPLMMLPARLREQEEFDAAMGRISNSVVEFVQGISVVKAFSGTERAHGEFIAAAESFVAVFLRWVRGMSVLAAGMQLALSPPFVLAVVLAGGTALITSGELAPADLLPFLLLGLGLTAPVAALGHGFDDLQAARRAVGRIREVLDRPPLPEPARPRTPTGHRVELRDVRFGYDPGHEVLRGIDLVLEPGTVTALVGPSGSGKSTLVQLLPRFFDPDHGAIMLGGVDLRDLATRDLYRTVSFVFQDVRLLRASVAENIALAVPQAGLDEVVHAAKSANIHDRILELPHGYETVLGAETGLSGGEAQRISLARALLANTPVLVLDEATAFADPRTELAVRRALAARPDDRTVLVIAHRPETIAAADTVVMLENGSIVERGTPAELRAAGGRFAAYQLDRHSLDIQTDSELLQGDMPR
- a CDS encoding AraC family transcriptional regulator, with product MGYVQSSGAAAGLWDIAIPTRADRLAGIEMAGFRGRTADLVDIRVIPHPALTMFIDFGDGRLVDDTNDRQLRGGIFAGFLPGSVRGVGTEIDCLQIRLSPAVAYRVLGTCAELGAAMVPLEELWGSDAERVRRRLQSARAWDERFTIAKAALVRRYETGRAVDPEVGFAWARMVHSRGQVRVERLAAETGWSRKRLWSRFGSQIGLTPKRAAQLVRFDHAAHRLAAGHSAALVAADSGYADQSHLNRDMVAFAGITPRAMAAAPWLAVDEMAWAGQAYVPVH
- a CDS encoding ferredoxin, whose amino-acid sequence is MKSPAVATPGPVGPGARSERKPMELRVDRERCIGAGMCALIAPAVFDQDEADGRVRVLDPTPSAPHHPTVREAAHSCPAAAIGLLEP